Proteins encoded together in one Polaribacter reichenbachii window:
- a CDS encoding 5' nucleotidase, NT5C type, whose protein sequence is MMTIFVDMDEVLADTYGQHIAWYNKNHQQSLTKEAIVSGEVWENVPAAHQESVKKHAFMPGFFRNLTPMEDSIEVMQALYNKHEVYIATAATQFPTSLKEKCDWLDEHMPFISWQHRILCGHKFILKGDLLIDDRVYNLENFDGDTLLYNSKHNTLETGYTRVSHWQEIAKLLL, encoded by the coding sequence ATGATGACAATATTTGTTGATATGGACGAAGTACTAGCAGATACTTATGGCCAACACATTGCATGGTACAATAAAAACCACCAACAAAGTTTAACCAAAGAAGCGATTGTATCTGGTGAAGTTTGGGAAAATGTTCCTGCAGCGCATCAAGAAAGTGTAAAGAAACACGCTTTTATGCCTGGATTTTTTAGAAACTTAACGCCTATGGAAGATTCTATTGAGGTTATGCAGGCCTTGTACAACAAGCATGAGGTATATATTGCTACTGCTGCCACACAGTTTCCAACCTCTTTAAAAGAAAAATGTGATTGGTTAGATGAACATATGCCTTTTATTTCTTGGCAACACCGAATTTTATGTGGCCATAAGTTTATTTTAAAAGGCGATTTATTAATTGATGATCGTGTTTATAATCTAGAAAATTTCGACGGAGATACATTATTGTACAACTCTAAACACAATACTCTTGAAACTGGTTATACACGTGTATCTCATTGGCAAGAAATAGCCAAATTGCTATTGTAA
- a CDS encoding carbohydrate kinase family protein: MKKIVCFGEVLWDIFPTHKKIGGAPLNVATRLKSLDNEVAIITRIGKDTEGDEIAAFIKNHKINAEGVQIDKHLKTGDVQVSLNAKGSASYTIMHPRAWDHIAIEEHAKLMIAKADAFVFGSLIARDAISRDSLFEYLKCAKYKILDINLRPPHYTIETLLELMYAADFIKFNDEEIFEIAKALGQPTDNLESIIQWIAKKTNTKCICVTLGKKGAILFKDQQFCYNKGYKIKVVDTVGAGDSFLATLIDQLLKDTEPQAALNKASAVGAIVASSEGANPVISEEQIVAILNN, encoded by the coding sequence ATGAAAAAGATAGTTTGTTTCGGAGAAGTTTTGTGGGATATTTTTCCTACACATAAAAAAATAGGAGGAGCTCCTTTAAACGTAGCCACAAGATTAAAATCTTTAGATAATGAAGTAGCAATTATTACAAGAATTGGTAAAGATACAGAAGGGGACGAAATTGCTGCTTTTATAAAAAATCATAAAATTAATGCAGAAGGTGTTCAGATAGATAAACATTTAAAAACCGGCGATGTACAAGTTTCGCTAAATGCTAAAGGTAGTGCTTCTTACACCATTATGCATCCAAGAGCTTGGGATCATATAGCCATAGAAGAGCATGCAAAATTAATGATTGCTAAAGCAGATGCTTTTGTATTTGGTAGTTTAATTGCTAGAGATGCGATTTCTAGAGACTCGTTATTTGAATATTTAAAATGCGCAAAGTATAAAATATTAGACATCAATTTAAGACCACCTCATTATACTATAGAAACCTTATTAGAGTTAATGTATGCAGCAGATTTTATCAAATTTAATGATGAAGAAATTTTTGAAATTGCAAAAGCTTTAGGGCAGCCTACAGATAATTTAGAATCCATTATTCAATGGATTGCAAAAAAAACAAACACAAAATGCATTTGTGTAACCTTAGGTAAAAAAGGAGCAATACTATTTAAAGATCAACAATTTTGTTACAATAAAGGCTATAAAATAAAAGTAGTGGATACTGTTGGGGCTGGCGATTCTTTTTTAGCAACGCTAATAGATCAATTATTAAAAGATACTGAGCCACAAGCGGCTTTAAATAAAGCCTCTGCAGTTGGTGCCATTGTTGCAAGTAGCGAGGGTGCAAATCCTGTAATTTCCGAAGAACAAATTGTAGCAATATTAAATAATTAA